The following proteins are co-located in the Chaetodon trifascialis isolate fChaTrf1 chromosome 14, fChaTrf1.hap1, whole genome shotgun sequence genome:
- the ttc8 gene encoding tetratricopeptide repeat protein 8 isoform X3 has protein sequence MVYIDEVEVDQEGIAEMMLDESSIAQVARPGTSLRLPGTSQGGGPTPAVRPLTQSGRPITGFVRPSTQSGRPGTMEQAIKTPRTASTARPVTSASGRFIRLGTASMLTNPDGPFINLSRLNLAKYSQKPNLSRTLFEFIFHHENDVKNALDLAAQATEHAQFKDWWWKVQLGKCYYRLGLYREAEKQFRSALNHQEVVDTYLYLAKVYQRLDQPITALNLFKQGLDHFPGEVTLLTGIARIHEEMNNISSATEYYKDVLKQDNTHVEAIACIGSNHFYTDQPEIALRFYRRLLQMGVYNCQLYNNLGLCCFYAQQYDMTLSSFERALALVASDEEQADVWYNIGHVAVGIGDLTLAYQCFKLALAFNNDHAEAYNNLAVLELRKGRVEQSKAFLQTAASLAPHMYEPHFNLSILSEKIGDLQSSYTAAQKSEDSFPEHVDTQQILKQLRQHFAVL, from the exons TGGATGAGAGCTCTATTGCTCAAGTTGCAC GACCTGGAACATCTCTGAGGCTCCCTGGAACAAGTCAGGGCGGAGGTCCCACACCAGCTGTCAG GCCTCTGACACAATCAGGGCGTCCTATAACAGGATTTGTGCGACCCAGCACGCAGTCAGGGCGTCCTGGGACAATGGAGCAAGCCATCAAGACCCCCCGCACTGCAAGCACTGCTCGTCCTGTCACCAGTGCTTCTGGCAGATTCATCCGCCTGGGAACA GCCTCTATGCTAACCAATCCAGATGGACCATTTATAAACCTGTCTCGACTGAATCTGGCCAAGTATTCTCAAAAGCCTAATTTATCCAGG acaCTGTTTGAGTTCATCTTCCATCATGAAAACGATGTGAAAAAT GCTTTAGATTTGGCTGCTCAAGCTACTGAACATGCTCAGTTCAAAGACTGGTGGTGGAAAGTTCAGCTGGGGAAATGCTATTACAG GCTCGGTTTATATcgagaagcagaaaaacagtttAGATCAGCCCTCAACCATCAAGAGGTGGTGGATACATATCTCTACCTTGCAAAG GTATATCAGCGCCTGGATCAACCAATAACAGCACTCAATCTTTTCAAGCAAGGCCTGGACCACTTTCCTGGTGAGGTCACCCTTCTAACAGGAATTGCTCGCATACATGAG GAGATGAACAACATTTCATCAGCCACAGAGTACTACAAAGACGTCCTGAAGCAGGACAATACTCACGTCGAGGCCATAGCCTGTATAGGCAGCAATCACTTCTACACTGATCAGCCTGAGATCGCCCTGCGCTTCTACAG ACGGCTCCTCCAGATGGGGGTGTATAACTGCCAACTGTACAACAACCTGGGCTTGTGCTGCTTCTACGCCCAGCAGTACGACATGACTCTGTCCTCATTTGAGAGGGCTCTGGCCCTGGTGGCCAGTGACGAAGAGCAGGCTGATGTGTGGTACAACATAGGACATGTGGCTGTG GGCATAGGGGACCTGACACTGGCCTACCAGTGTTTTAAACTGGCTTTGGCTTTTAATAACGACCACGCTGAGGCCTACAACAACCTGGCTGTGCTGGAGCTGCGCAAAGGTCGTGTCGAACAG TCGAAAGCCTTCCTGCAGACGGCTGCATCACTGGCGCCTCACATGTATGAGCCTCACTTCAATCTCTCCATTCTCTCTGAAAAG ATTGGAGACCTCCAGAGCAGCTACACTGCGGCCCAGAAGTCGGAGGACTCCTTTCCCGAGCACGTCGACACTCAACAGATTCTTAAGCAACTTCGGCAGCACTTTGCAGTGCTGTGA